The following are encoded together in the Buteo buteo chromosome 2, bButBut1.hap1.1, whole genome shotgun sequence genome:
- the EIF6 gene encoding eukaryotic translation initiation factor 6, which translates to MAVRASFENNNELGCFAKLTNAYCLVAIGGSENFYSVFEGELFGTIPVVHASIAGCRIIGRMCVGNRHGLLVPSSTTDQELQHIRNSLPDSVRIQRVEERLSALGNVTTCNDYVALVHPDLDRETEEILADVLKVEVFRQTVADQVLVGSYCVFSNQGGIVHPKTSIDDQDELSSLLQVPLVAGTVNRGSEVIAAGMVVNDWCAFCGLDTTSTELSVIESIFRLNEAQPSTIATNMRDSLIDSLT; encoded by the exons ATGGCTGTACGCGCCAGCTTCGAGAACAACAACGAGTTGGGCTGCTTCGCTAAGCTCACCAATGCCTACTGCCTTGTGGCCATCGGCGGCTCCGAGAACTTCTACAG CGTCTTCGAGGGGGAGCTCTTCGGGACCATCCCGGTGGTGCACGCCTCCATCGCCGGCTGCCGCATCATCGGCAGAATGTGTGTGG GAAACAGACATGGACTGTTGGTCCCAAGTAGTACAACAGACCAAGAGCTTCAACATATCCGTAATAGTCTTCCAGATTCTGTACGAATTCAACGAGTAGAAGAGCGTCTCTCAGCACTGGGCAATGTCACTACCTGCAATGACTATGTAGCTCTTGTTCATCCAGATCTTGACAGG gagacagaagagatCTTGGCAGATGTACTGAAGGTTGAGGTTTTCAGACAAACGGTGGCAGATCAGGTGCTGGTAGGAAGCTACTGTGTTTTTAGTAACCAAGGAGGAATTGTGCACCCCAAAACTTCAATTGATGATCAGGATGAACTGTCTTCGTTGCTGCAGGTCCCACTCGTG GCTGGAACGGTGAATCGTGGTAGTGAGGTCATTGCAGCAGGAATGGTTGTAAATGACTGGTGTGCCTTCTGTGGACTGGATACAACCAGCACTGAGCTCTCTGTCATTGAGAGTATCTTCAGGCTGAACGAAGCTCAGCCAAGTACCATTGCTACCAACATGAGAGATTCCTTGATTGACAG cttGACATGA